A stretch of the Acidilobus sp. 7A genome encodes the following:
- a CDS encoding DUF2283 domain-containing protein, whose protein sequence is MSAGEEGRRRLTIKDINGLWIEYDKQSDTLYIGFGEGEAEESFMLDDGTIVNVSDDELISIVIQNASERLNL, encoded by the coding sequence TTGAGCGCTGGTGAGGAGGGCCGCAGGCGCCTTACAATTAAGGACATAAACGGCCTGTGGATAGAGTATGACAAGCAGAGCGACACCCTTTACATAGGCTTCGGCGAGGGTGAGGCCGAGGAAAGCTTTATGCTTGACGACGGAACTATAGTCAACGTGAGCGATGATGAGCTGATAAGCATCGTAATTCAGAACGCCAGCGAGAGACTTAATCTCTGA
- the yciH gene encoding stress response translation initiation inhibitor YciH: protein MSESLDCGGLPPEICEQLNAEQQVIKIRLEVRRFNKQVTVIEGIDSKQFNLKEIASKLKSELAAGGTYKDGRIEIQGDHRRKVKEILVKMGFPEENIMIIE from the coding sequence ATGTCTGAGAGCCTGGACTGCGGAGGACTTCCTCCTGAGATCTGCGAGCAGCTTAACGCTGAGCAGCAGGTTATTAAGATAAGGCTTGAGGTCAGGAGGTTCAACAAGCAGGTCACCGTTATCGAGGGCATAGACAGCAAGCAGTTCAACCTTAAGGAGATAGCCTCAAAGCTTAAGAGTGAGCTAGCAGCAGGCGGCACGTACAAGGACGGCAGGATAGAGATACAGGGAGACCACAGGAGGAAGGTGAAGGAGATCCTCGTCAAGATGGGCTTCCCTGAGGAGAACATAATGATAATAGAGTAG
- the glyS gene encoding glycine--tRNA ligase codes for MVEQDIYDKMVELAKRRGFFWPSFEIYGGLAGFYDIGPYGVAVKRKIIDAWRRLFVFSHQDYVVEIETPLIGPSIVYEASGHVESFTDPVVRCTKCGRIFRADHLVEDALKVSAEGLSPEELTRKIRENNIRCPICGGELSEVTTFNLLFKTQIGPYEGSVGYVRPELAQGMFLGFKRVLETMRGRMPLGIAQVGRVGRNEISPRQGMIRLRDFTIMEMEFFFDPQSKECPNLDKVMDRRLRVRQYKVRLEGGEPQEFTVRELIEKGIVAHPCMAYWMAVGLDLVKYIGVPEDETFFEEKGPKEKAHYATQVFDQMVKTSRWGWVEVAGYAYRGDYDLSRHIKYSGQDLSVFEPYKEPRVEKVKKVIVDLAYAGRTFRSKASEAVRLAESVPPEEAERQLKERGKLVVGEFEFPASAVKIVEVEQKVSGRTYVPHVFEPSFGTDRLLYVALERAYREREGRVVLSLPRYLAPVDAVVLPLIEGDERLRQKALELRDRLASAGFAVIYDESGSIGKRYARADEIGVPAAFTVDYQSLEDDTVTMRDRDTWRQVRLKLEEAPGALKKFIYNLADIESLGTPVRSEG; via the coding sequence ATGGTGGAGCAGGACATTTACGACAAGATGGTGGAGCTGGCTAAGAGGAGGGGCTTCTTCTGGCCAAGCTTCGAGATATACGGAGGACTCGCGGGCTTCTACGACATAGGCCCCTACGGGGTCGCGGTGAAGCGCAAGATAATAGACGCGTGGAGGAGGCTCTTCGTATTTAGTCACCAGGACTACGTCGTTGAGATAGAGACGCCCCTCATAGGGCCCTCGATAGTTTACGAGGCCAGCGGCCACGTCGAGAGCTTCACGGATCCCGTGGTCAGGTGCACGAAGTGCGGCAGGATATTCAGGGCAGACCACCTTGTTGAGGACGCCCTCAAGGTAAGCGCTGAAGGCCTGAGCCCTGAGGAGCTGACGAGGAAGATAAGGGAGAACAACATAAGGTGCCCCATCTGCGGCGGCGAGCTCTCGGAGGTCACGACATTCAACCTCCTCTTCAAGACACAGATAGGGCCCTATGAGGGTAGCGTTGGCTATGTGAGGCCAGAGCTTGCCCAGGGCATGTTCCTGGGCTTCAAGAGGGTCCTAGAGACTATGAGGGGCAGGATGCCACTGGGCATAGCCCAGGTAGGCAGGGTAGGGAGGAACGAGATAAGCCCAAGGCAGGGCATGATCAGGCTCAGGGACTTCACCATAATGGAGATGGAGTTCTTCTTCGACCCCCAGTCAAAGGAGTGCCCAAACCTTGACAAGGTGATGGACCGCAGGCTGAGGGTCAGGCAGTACAAGGTGCGCCTTGAGGGCGGCGAGCCCCAGGAGTTCACAGTGAGGGAGCTCATAGAGAAGGGCATAGTGGCCCACCCCTGCATGGCCTACTGGATGGCGGTTGGCCTCGACCTTGTCAAGTACATTGGGGTCCCCGAGGACGAGACCTTCTTCGAGGAGAAGGGGCCGAAGGAGAAGGCCCACTACGCGACCCAGGTCTTCGACCAGATGGTAAAGACGTCGAGGTGGGGCTGGGTCGAGGTCGCAGGGTACGCCTACAGGGGGGACTACGACCTGAGCCGCCACATAAAGTACAGCGGACAGGACCTCAGCGTCTTTGAGCCGTACAAGGAGCCTCGCGTGGAGAAAGTGAAGAAGGTCATAGTTGACCTGGCGTACGCGGGCCGCACATTTAGGTCAAAGGCTTCTGAGGCCGTCAGGCTTGCTGAGTCGGTGCCGCCCGAGGAGGCTGAGAGGCAGCTCAAGGAGAGGGGGAAGCTTGTCGTGGGCGAGTTTGAGTTCCCAGCCTCGGCGGTAAAGATAGTTGAGGTTGAGCAGAAGGTCAGCGGCAGGACCTACGTGCCTCACGTGTTTGAGCCCTCGTTTGGGACTGACAGGCTGCTCTACGTGGCTCTTGAGAGGGCCTACAGGGAGAGGGAGGGCAGGGTGGTCCTCTCGCTGCCCAGGTACCTGGCCCCCGTGGACGCCGTAGTGCTGCCCCTGATAGAAGGAGATGAGAGGCTCAGGCAGAAGGCGCTTGAGTTGAGGGACAGGCTGGCGTCCGCCGGCTTCGCGGTCATTTACGATGAGAGCGGCAGCATAGGCAAGAGGTACGCCAGGGCTGACGAGATAGGGGTCCCAGCGGCCTTCACCGTGGACTACCAGTCGCTTGAGGATGACACAGTAACTATGAGGGACAGGGACACGTGGAGGCAGGTAAGGCTTAAGCTGGAGGAGGCCCCAGGGGCCTTGAAGAAATTTATTTATAACTTGGCTGACATAGAGAGCCTCGGGACCCCGGTAAGGTCTGAAGGGTAG
- a CDS encoding sodium:solute symporter produces the protein MLGLAGWITFWTVFALFVFLGFYGARWRRGNLAQLHEWALAGRRLGVFLAWFLIGADLYTAYTFVAVPSLEYAKGALAFFAVPYVSLTFALAMLFMGMLWDKSRERGYITAADFVQDQFNSVTLAILVALTGIVAELPYIALQIDGMRVVLEVMMAGVSSARVVSEVALLIAFAILAAFTYTSGLRGSALGAVLKDALVWLGVISLIVIVPLSIKGGFSTAFSAAAQHKLASGVETLKAAFTPAYESLFIGSALALYLYPHSINGSLSAESRKSLRYSTALLPVYGIGLAILALLGILVYGSPATMKFLTQFPAAERGLLVVPALSATLLPSWFAGLVLLGIFVGGMVPAAIMAIAQANLLVRNVIEPFHRLSEKGETKAAQWAAVVFKFLALGFVFATPLTYAIQLQLTGGIIILQTLPPVFLGLLTRKIERYSLIAGWAAGMLSGIMLLLYANHFGPLVSSTYPIFGYQVYIGMTSLAINLAVVGLGTAVAYAVGWRPR, from the coding sequence TTGCTGGGCCTGGCGGGCTGGATTACCTTCTGGACGGTCTTCGCGCTCTTCGTCTTCCTCGGCTTCTATGGGGCCAGATGGAGGAGGGGTAACCTAGCCCAGCTTCACGAGTGGGCTCTGGCTGGGAGGAGGCTCGGGGTATTCCTGGCCTGGTTCCTCATAGGCGCTGACCTATACACAGCTTACACGTTCGTTGCCGTTCCGTCCCTCGAATACGCTAAGGGGGCCCTAGCTTTCTTCGCGGTGCCCTACGTCTCACTAACGTTCGCCTTGGCGATGCTCTTCATGGGAATGCTCTGGGACAAGTCAAGGGAGAGGGGCTACATAACTGCAGCTGACTTCGTTCAGGACCAGTTTAACTCCGTGACCCTTGCTATACTGGTTGCCCTGACTGGCATAGTGGCGGAGCTGCCCTACATAGCCCTCCAGATAGATGGCATGAGGGTCGTGCTTGAGGTCATGATGGCGGGCGTCTCAAGCGCAAGGGTTGTTTCTGAGGTAGCTTTGCTAATAGCCTTCGCAATACTTGCCGCGTTCACTTACACCAGCGGGCTCAGGGGCTCAGCCCTCGGGGCCGTGCTTAAGGACGCCCTAGTCTGGCTCGGCGTGATATCGCTAATAGTGATCGTGCCGCTCTCCATAAAGGGGGGCTTCTCGACGGCATTCAGCGCAGCGGCCCAGCACAAGCTTGCAAGTGGCGTGGAGACGCTTAAGGCGGCATTCACGCCAGCGTATGAGAGCCTCTTCATAGGGAGCGCGCTGGCGCTCTACCTCTACCCGCACAGTATCAACGGCTCGCTGAGCGCCGAGTCGAGGAAATCCCTCAGGTACAGCACTGCCTTGCTTCCAGTCTATGGTATAGGTTTGGCCATACTGGCCCTCCTCGGGATACTGGTCTACGGCTCGCCCGCCACAATGAAGTTCCTGACCCAGTTCCCGGCAGCGGAGAGGGGCCTGCTGGTGGTGCCTGCGCTTTCCGCTACGTTGCTCCCGTCATGGTTCGCAGGCCTGGTGCTTCTAGGTATATTTGTGGGAGGCATGGTACCTGCTGCAATAATGGCAATAGCTCAGGCCAACCTCCTGGTAAGAAACGTGATAGAGCCATTTCACAGGCTGAGCGAGAAGGGCGAGACAAAGGCAGCCCAGTGGGCGGCGGTGGTCTTCAAGTTCCTGGCCCTGGGCTTCGTCTTCGCCACTCCACTGACCTACGCGATACAGCTCCAGCTCACGGGAGGCATCATAATACTGCAGACGTTGCCCCCTGTTTTCCTTGGGCTTCTCACCAGGAAGATTGAAAGGTACTCCCTGATAGCAGGTTGGGCTGCAGGGATGCTTTCAGGAATCATGCTGCTCCTCTATGCAAACCACTTCGGCCCGCTAGTCAGCTCGACATACCCGATATTTGGCTACCAAGTCTACATAGGCATGACGTCGCTTGCCATTAACCTTGCCGTGGTGGGTCTCGGCACGGCTGTAGCTTACGCCGTGGGGTGGAGGCCCCGCTGA
- the speB gene encoding agmatinase, whose translation MGLGRLYITSANRVFAGIEGSPKSAYRVIGVPYDSTTSFRPGTRFGPDAVRLAAAGLESNSAFIKDVFLEDLSPYDEGDVAVSIGDTNETISRVETVIRELSSSGLPVMIGGEHTVTLGALRAFAERNPCVVMFDAHLDLRNEYLGLKVGHATFMRRALEQVRVPKLIYVGARALSREELEFVRTRSNIAVFSPTDIMALGPVNVASSISSHLKDCEGFYLTVDMDAFDPAYAPGVGNPEPLGLTPYDGLYMVSRIVDERLLGVDVVEVSPHYDPGGGTAALAAKVLIEAMIKHYVSSKDSKQRRPS comes from the coding sequence TTGGGCCTGGGAAGGCTTTACATAACGTCAGCCAACAGGGTCTTCGCGGGCATTGAGGGGAGCCCTAAGTCTGCCTACAGGGTGATAGGGGTCCCATATGATTCTACCACAAGCTTCAGGCCAGGCACAAGGTTCGGCCCTGACGCCGTGAGGCTTGCCGCGGCTGGCCTTGAGAGCAACAGCGCATTCATAAAGGACGTGTTCCTCGAGGACCTGTCCCCCTACGACGAGGGCGACGTTGCTGTATCGATAGGGGACACCAATGAGACCATCTCAAGGGTTGAGACTGTCATAAGGGAGCTCAGCTCCTCGGGGCTGCCAGTCATGATTGGAGGGGAGCACACGGTGACCCTTGGCGCCCTCAGGGCGTTCGCCGAGAGGAACCCCTGCGTAGTCATGTTTGACGCGCACCTTGACCTGAGAAACGAGTACCTTGGCCTTAAGGTGGGGCATGCGACCTTCATGAGGAGGGCCCTTGAGCAGGTCAGGGTGCCGAAGCTGATCTACGTCGGGGCCAGGGCCCTCTCGAGGGAGGAGCTGGAGTTCGTGAGGACTAGGAGCAACATAGCTGTGTTCAGCCCAACCGACATAATGGCCTTGGGGCCCGTGAACGTTGCCTCAAGCATATCATCGCACCTCAAGGACTGCGAGGGCTTCTACCTCACCGTTGACATGGACGCCTTCGACCCGGCCTACGCCCCGGGCGTCGGAAACCCTGAGCCCCTGGGCCTCACGCCATACGATGGCCTCTACATGGTCTCCCGCATAGTGGATGAAAGGCTCCTAGGCGTTGATGTCGTTGAGGTCTCGCCCCACTACGACCCAGGGGGCGGCACGGCTGCCCTGGCAGCCAAGGTACTGATAGAGGCCATGATAAAGCACTACGTCTCCTCCAAGGACTCTAAACAGCGTAGACCCTCCTAG
- a CDS encoding DUF3311 domain-containing protein, whose protein sequence is MGGKLTTREKVAIAVLLLIPLVYYMTYPAYNMVSPSLGGVSFFYWSQTLWLAISAVLYIAAAIIWERGLSRSGER, encoded by the coding sequence ATGGGTGGTAAGCTTACCACGCGTGAGAAGGTCGCTATAGCTGTACTTCTGCTCATACCGCTCGTGTACTACATGACCTACCCAGCTTACAACATGGTGAGCCCATCGCTTGGCGGCGTCTCCTTCTTCTACTGGTCCCAGACCCTCTGGCTGGCAATATCTGCAGTTCTCTACATAGCGGCCGCCATAATATGGGAGCGCGGCTTAAGCCGTAGTGGGGAGAGGTGA
- the cobT gene encoding nicotinate mononucleotide-dependent phosphoribosyltransferase CobT encodes MRPLAIYVGGSTLTSTVPGLSIAGPSPEGTLYTPSLDLEYLVLGMPKTLNVVPMTPDGLPTPAVITRAVLELIKVPYLVVDAGTYYGIRAPHVKLPSAKHGGNVAEGPALQHGTASLLLQEGRALGLTVSRSHDVVLIGESIPGGTTVAAAIMSASGMDGVGYVSSASPDNPKDLKRQVVSKALSRLRGGLDVLSIVDEVGDPVHVTMAGIAIGASEAGASVVLAGGTQMGAVLAILRGLGFDTSRLSVWTTRWIADDGSSNIQAIAKAFDVRDLEVSEISFSDAPYEGLRMFEAGFVKEGVGAGGTMVLASKMGFSNSEIKSAIYSEYKRLKDLGKA; translated from the coding sequence TTGAGGCCCCTGGCCATATACGTCGGTGGCTCAACTTTGACGTCAACGGTACCTGGCCTCAGCATAGCCGGCCCCTCGCCGGAAGGGACGCTGTACACGCCCTCCCTTGACCTTGAGTACTTAGTCCTTGGAATGCCAAAGACCCTAAATGTCGTGCCCATGACACCGGATGGGTTGCCAACCCCGGCCGTTATAACTAGAGCAGTCCTCGAGCTGATCAAGGTTCCCTACCTAGTAGTTGACGCCGGGACATACTATGGTATAAGGGCCCCTCACGTGAAGCTCCCAAGCGCCAAGCATGGGGGTAACGTAGCTGAAGGCCCCGCGCTGCAGCATGGCACTGCATCCCTCCTGCTCCAGGAGGGCAGGGCTCTCGGCCTGACAGTGTCAAGGAGTCACGACGTTGTACTGATAGGAGAGAGCATACCGGGAGGTACCACCGTGGCAGCCGCTATAATGAGCGCAAGCGGCATGGACGGCGTCGGCTACGTCAGCAGCGCGTCGCCGGACAACCCGAAGGACCTGAAGAGGCAGGTGGTCTCAAAGGCCCTCAGCAGGCTCCGCGGTGGCCTGGACGTCCTCTCGATAGTGGACGAGGTGGGGGACCCAGTACACGTGACCATGGCTGGCATAGCGATCGGCGCCTCTGAGGCCGGGGCTTCTGTAGTGCTGGCCGGCGGCACTCAGATGGGGGCTGTCCTTGCTATACTTAGGGGCCTTGGCTTTGACACCAGCAGGCTATCAGTGTGGACAACAAGGTGGATAGCGGATGACGGAAGCTCCAACATACAGGCTATAGCTAAGGCCTTTGACGTCCGCGACCTTGAGGTCTCGGAGATCAGCTTCTCCGACGCCCCGTATGAGGGCCTCAGGATGTTCGAGGCCGGCTTCGTTAAGGAGGGCGTCGGCGCTGGCGGCACCATGGTTCTGGCGTCTAAAATGGGCTTCTCTAATTCTGAGATAAAGTCAGCGATATACTCTGAGTACAAGAGGTTAAAGGACCTTGGTAAGGCTTAA